GGCTCCGGCGGCACGTACAGCGTGTTGGCGTAGTTGAGGGATCCACCGCCGACGCCCGCACCGGCCAGGATCATCACGTTGCGCAGCAGGTGGATGCGCTGGATGCCGTAGCAACCGAGCTTGGGGGCCCACAGGAATTTGCGCAGCTGCCACGAGGTCTTGGCGAACTCCTCGTCGGAGAAGCGCCGACCCGCTTCGAGCACACCCACCCGGTAGCCCTTTTCGGTGAGGCGTAGCGCGCTCACGCTGCCGCCGAATCCCGAACCGATCACCAAGACGTCGTAGTCAGGCTTCATGGCAACCAGTATGGATTACCGGCGGGTAACTTTCTAGACAGGAGGGCCTAACTTGTAAAGCTGCCGACTCAGCTCCCGACCGTCAGGCCCACCTTCTGAAATTCCTTGAGATCGCAGTAGCCGGCCTTGGCCATCGACCGGCGCAGACCGCCGACCAGGTTCAGTGAGCCGAACGGGTCATCGGACGGGCCGTTGAGCACCTGCTCGAGCGACGGGCGCTCGCCGAGCGCCACCTGCAGCAGGGCGCCACGCGGCAACGACGGGTGCGCCGCCGCCGACGGCCAGAACCAGCCGTTGCCCAGCGCCTCGGCCGACGTCGCGAGCGGTGTGCCGAGCACAACGGCGTCGGCGCCGCAGGCGATGGCCTTGGCGAGGTCGCCGGAACTGTGGATGTCACCGTCGGCGAGCACGTGCACATACCGGCCGCCGGTCTCGTCGAGATACTCCCGACGCGCGGCGGCGGCGTCGGCGATCGCGGTGGCCATCGGGACGCTGATGCCGAGCACCTCGTCGCTGGTGGTCACACCGCTCGTCGAGCCGTAGCCGACGATGACGCCGGCCGCCCCGGTGCGCATGAGGTGCAGCGCGGTGCGGTGGTCCAGCACGCCGCCGGCCACCACGGGCACGTCGAGTTCGGAGATGAAGGTCTTGAGGTTGAGCGGCTCGCCGTCCGACGCCACACGTTCGGCAGAGATGATCGTGCCCTGGATGACCAGCAGGTCGATTCCGGCCGCCACCAACGTCGGAGTCAGCGCCTGCGCGTTCTGGGGGCTGACGCGCACCGCGGTGGTCACGCCGGCCTCCCGGATGCGGGCCACCGCCGCACCGAGCAGATCGGGATCCAGCGGGGCGGAGTGCAACTGCTGCAGCAGGCGGATCGCGGCGGACGGCTCCGGTTCCTTGGCGGCCACCTCGACCACCTGCGCGATCTTCTCCTCGACGTCGGCGTGACGGCCGATCAGGCCCTCGCCGTTGAGGACGCCGAGCCCGCCGAGACGGCCCATCTCGATCGCGAACTCCGGCGACACCAACGCATCCGTGGGGTGCGAGACCACCGGGATCTCGAACCGGTAGGCGTCGAGCTGCCAGGCCGTCGACACGTCCTTCGACGACCGCGTACGGCGCGACGGGACGATCGTGACATCTTCGAGTTCGTAAGTGCGGCGGGCGGTTCTGCCCATGCCGATTTCAACCATGTCACGCATGACTGAAGGGTCCCCCTGTTCAGCGGGTGTAGTAGTTGGGTGCCTCGACAGTCATGGTGATGTCGTGCGGGTGGCTTTCCTTCAAACCGGCAGCCGTGATCTGCACGAACTGCGCCTGCTGCAGCTGCTCGATGGTCGCCGAACCGGTGTAGCCCATGGCCGCGCGCAGCCCGCCCGTCAGCTGGTGGATGACCGTGCCCAACGGGCCGCGGAAAGGCACACGGCCCTCGATGCCCTCGGGCACCAACTTGTCCTCGGACAGCACGTCGTCCTGGAAGTAACGGTCCTTGGAGTAGCTCTTGGCGGCACCGCGACCCTGCATGGCGCCCAGTGACCCCATGCCGCGGTAGCTCTTGAACTGCTTGCCGTTGACGAAGATCAGCTCGCCCGGCGATTCGGCGGTCCCGGCCAGCAGCGAGCCGAGCATCGCGGTGGACGCACCGGCGGCCAGCGCCTTGGCGATGTCGCCGGAGTACTGCAGGCCTCCGTCAGCGATCACCGGCACGCCGTACGGCTTGCACGCGGCCACCGCCTCCAGGATTGCGGTGATCTGCGGCGCGCCGACACCGGCGACCACACGCGTGGTGCAGATCGAGCCGGGCCCGACACCCACCTTGACCGCGTCGGCGCCTGCCTCGACGAGCGCCGCGGCCGCCGCCCGGGTGGCGACGTTGCCGCCGACGACGTCGACACGCTCACCGACTGCTTGCTTGAGCCGGCTCACCATGTCGAGCACGCCGCGGTTGTGCGCGTGCGCGGTGTCCACGACCAGAACATCCACCCCGGCGTCGACCAGGGTCATCGCGCGGGTCCACGCGTCGTCGCCGACGCCCACGGCCGCACCGACCAGGAGCCTGCCGTCGCTGTCCTTGGTGGACAACGGGAACTGCTCGGTCTTCACGAAGTCCTTGACGGTGATGAGGCCGGTCAGCTTGCCGTGCCCGTCGACGATCGGCAGCTTCTCGATCTTGTGCCTGCGCAGCAGGCCCAGTGCGGCCTCCGCCGACACGCCTTCTTTCGCGGTGATCAGCGGCGCCTTGGTCATGACCTCGGAGACCGGCTTGTTCTGGTCGACCTCGAAGCGCATGTCGCGGTTGGTGATGATGCCCACCAACTCGCCGGTGTCGTCGACGACGGGAAGCCCGGAGATGCGGAATCGTGCGCACATCGCGTCGACCTCGGCCAGCGTGTTGTCCGGCGAGCACGTCACCGGGTCGGTGACCATGCCCGCCTCGGACCGCTTGACGGTCTCGACCTGCCCGGCCTGCTCGGCGACCGGCAGATTGCGGTGCAACACACCCATGCCGCCCGCGCGCGCCATCGCGATGGCCATCCGCGACTCGGTGACGGTGTCCATCGCCGAGCTGACCAGCGGCACCCGCAGCCGGATGCGCTTGGTCAGCTGGCTGGAGGTGTCGGCGGTGGCAGGCACCACGTCGGATGCCGCGGGCAGCAGCAGGACGTCGTCGAAGGTGAGGCCGAGCATGGCGACCTTGGTCGGATCGTCGCCGCCGGTCGGCACCGGTACGGCGATGGGAACGCTGCTTTCAGCGATCGACATGGGTGGGGCCTCCAGAGACAGGCGCAGGCGAGAAGCTTCTGACCTAATCTTATCGGCTCGCATTTGCGCCGCCGAGTTGCCGCATCGGTGCAGCGGTGGGACGGCTGGCGCGACCCCGGGCACGCTGCGTAGTCTGGAACCGTGCGTGACCATCTGCCACCTGGTTTGCCGCCTGACCCGTTCGCCGACGATCCGTACGATCCCTCGGCGGCGCTCGATGCCATCGAGCCGGGGCAGCCGCTGGATCCGCACGAGCGGACGGCGGTCGAAGCTGACCTCGCCGACCTTGCGGTCTACGAAGCGCTGTTGGCGCACAAGGGAATTCGCGGTCTCGTCGTCTGCTGCGACGAATGCCAGCAGGACCACTATCACGACTGGGACATGCTGCGCGCCAATTTGCTGCAGCTGCTGGTCGACGGCACTGTCCGGCCTCACGAGCCGGCCTACGACCCCGAGCCCGACGCCTACGTGACGTGGGATTACTGCCGCGGGTACGCCGACGCGTCGATGACCGAGGCCACGAACGACGCCAGGTCGGACGACTACCGCTGACGATCAGCGCTCACTGACGCCGCACTGACGTCAGTTCCCGCCCATCCCCGGGAGCAGGGGAATCTCCACTGTCGGCACTGCCGGTGCCACAGGTTCTGCCGGCTCCGCACCTCCACCCCGACCCGAGCGTGCCTGCGTGGGCAACGTCATCGTCGTGGTGGTCACCGCGGTGCGCGGCAGCGACGGCGCAGTGGGCTCATCGGTCGGCTCTTCCGGCGCGCTCGGCGGGGCCGGGGGCACCGACGTCGGCTCCGGCTGGGCGGGCTCTTCCTCTGTCGGCGACGGCAGCTGCACCGGACTCGACGCGGGCGCAGAGGTGGGCGCCGACGTGGGCGACGGGGATGCCGGGGCACTCGTCGGCACGGTGGTCGGCGTCGGCGTCGCGCTCGTCGGCACGGTGGTCTCGGTCGTCGGTGCCGTCGTCGGTGACGAGTCGCTCGGGGTCTCACCTGGCGAGCTGGGCGTGGTGTCCGACGGCGACGACGTCTGCGAACCCGGCGTGGTCTGCACGCCCGACGTGTCGGTGGGCGCGGGTGGCGTGATCGTCACCTCGGGCAGCGCCGGTGGCGGCGCGTCCGGCGGGACCGTGGCGTTGGGATCACGGCTCTCCACCTTGACCGACAACTCCTGCCACTGGGTGACGAGCTGCTGCTTCTGGGCCTCGTCGTCGACCGTGGCGACGGTCGTTGTCAGGGTCTGCAGTTTCTGCTGGGCCGCCTGCCAGTCACCCTGGTCGATCAGCTGCTGGACCTGCTGCAGTTCGGTCGAGGCCAACTCGACTGCCACGTCCCGGGTCGGCCGCTCGCCGAACAGGGTGCCGCGCAGGCCGTAGAGCGCATCGCCGGGGCTCGAGCCGTACACCGCAGCGCCGAAACCGCCGAGGCACAGCACCGCGGCGGCCACCGAGCCGACCAGCGCCAACGGGAGGCGCGGACGGCTGCGTGCCACGGAACGGTCGAGCGCTTCCACGGCCTCACGCGGGTTGACGATGCCCGTCATCGGCGCCCGGCGCACGTCGTCGCGCCATCCCGCGAGCAGGAATGCGAGCTCGGCCTCTTCGCGGTCGGTCGAGTAGACCGGCTGTTCGAGCGACAGTGCCTCGATGAAGCGGTCGGTGCGGTTGATCTCATTGAGCGACGGATCACCGCCGTTGGATGTCCAGCGTCCGAAGTCAGGCATGGTCACGTCCCGTCGCCATGATCTCCGTCTTCAACCGGGCCAACGCCCGGTGTTGGGCCACCCGGACCGCGCCGGCAGTGCTGCCGACGGCTTCTGCGGTCTCTTCGGCACTCATACCGACGACGACACGCAGGATCAAGATCTCACGTTGTTTCTCGGGCAGGATCGACAGCAGCTTGGCCATCCGCGCCGAAGATTCGGAGTCGATGGCGGATTGCTCGGGCCCGGCGTCCAAGGAGAACCGTTCCGGCACCACGTCGGTGGGTTCGGCGCGGTTCCTGGCTGCCGCGCGGTGCGCGTCAGCAACCTTGTGCGCAGCGATGCCATAGACAAAGGCCAGGAACGGTCGTCCCTGATCCTTGTAACGCGGCAACGCCGTTATGGCGGCCAAGCACACCTCCTGCGCAACGTCATCAGCTGAAAGACCACTTCGCTCGGTTGCTCCGATCCTCGCCCGGCAATACCTGACGACGATCGGCCGAATGATCTCCAGCACTTCCCGGAGCGCATCTCGATCGCCGGCCACAGCCTCAGCAACGACAGCATCGAGACGGTCTCCCGAACTTGTCATCGTGGGCGATCTCTCCAGCGTTACTTGGCACCGACACTCGCGGCGGTTGGCTCAGCTAAACAATAACGATCGGGTGTGTGGGGACCGGCTCTAGTGGCTCGACCACACACCACCTCTGCGACGCACTGTATCGGCGGTGCCATCGCGGATTTCGCGGACCTCATCGAGAGTGTGGGCCGTACTTCCTATGTCCGCGAGCAGACACGCCAGTGCCCAGCGCAGCGGGACCAAGCCGTTATCACCCGTGGCCCGCAGCGCCTCGTCGGCGACCACGCGCGCATCGTCGAGGCGTCCGGCGCTGCACAGTGCGGCCGCCAGGACCACGTTGGATTTGACGGCGTGCCGCACCGACGCGTACTCGGTGGCAGCCGCAACACCCCGCTCGGCGTGGGCCACCGCGGCGGCACCGTCTCCCGTCGACATCGCGAGTTCGGCGCTCACCCACGCGGTCCGCACCGTGACGCGCGCACTGACGTCACCGAGTTCGGTGCGCGCACGTTCGAGCAGTCGCGCCGACGCCGCGAACCGTCCGATCCCGAGGGCATCGGCGGCGAGGCCGACGAGGGCGTCGGCGGCCGCATGGCAGTCCGCATCGCGGTGCGCCCACGCCAGCCCGTCGGCGCCACGCGCGCGGGTGTGCCATCCGAGCTGACGCAGAAACGACGCGCGGGTGCTGTGCGCAAGTGACACCAGCGAACCCGATGACGTCCGGATGATCTCGGCGAGCTCGGTGAGCGCGCAGTTGTACCGCCCCTGTCCCCCGGCGGCGACGGCACGTAGCCACCGCTCATGGGGCGTGGACGCGCTCGGGAGGGGCCACCGGCCGGGATCGTCACCGAACGCCGCGTCGGCCAGCGTTGCGGTCACGTCGTGCATCGCGGTCATCGGTTCGCGACGGTATCAACAGGTGTGGCGGCGCCGGGCCACCGGAACCGATACCGCGGGATTCGCACATGAATGTTGCGCAAACGACAATAGTTAACAATTCATGGCGCGAATGTTAAAGCGAAGTCAACCAACTTTCGCCGCCGGGAAATGCGGGTGTTCGCTCGTCCTGCACGATCAGCGGAAACGGGCTAGCCTCCGTTCAACCCCTAACACGCTTGTCTCGGGCAGCGCATCGGAACGATGAACGTGATGTAAATTCTGGACCTGCTCATATGCGGTTGAGCACACGCTCAGGGTATTGACGTGTTTTATTGAGCACCCCTAGTTTGTGTGCACGGCAGGTCACCGGCGACACATGCTCAGTCTGATTCCACCGACTCACGCACGCCATCAGTTTCGAAAAGGACGTGCAGGGAGGGGTTTTCCAACAATGCCGCAGCCGCAGCAACTACCCGGACCGAATGCGGACATCTGGGATTGGCAGATGCGAGGGCTTTGCCGTGGCGTCGACTCCTCGATGTTCTTCCACCCGGACGGCGAGCGTGGACGTGCTCGCGCCCAGCGTGAGATGCGTGCCAAGGAAATGTGCCGCAGTTGCCCGGTGATCGCTCAATGCCGCTCACATGCGTTGGCGGTCGGTGAACCGTACGGCATTTGGGGCGGCCTCAGCGAATCTGAGCGCGAACTGCTGCTCAAGCGCGGAATTCGTCGCACCGCCTGAATTCACAGCAAACGTACAGGGACCTTCGTTTCCGTGGGAACGAAGGTCCTCGTCTCTCTCAGGTCGTCAACCGGGGTGAGCGCTCAGCGAGTATGCGCCCTACGCCGGCCGATCAGCTTGGCCAATGCGAGCGCCCCCACCACCGATCCCGCTGCCGCCCCTGCCATTGCGCGTTGCTTGGCAGACCGTATTCCACCCGTGGTGACGCCTGCGTCGGCGGGCGTTTCGAAGAGGTTGCCTTCGCTCGTGGCCACCGGTTCCGCGCGCTCGAAGTAGGCCGTCATCGCGCGGGCCATCGTCTGGGTGGTGAGAGTCGGGTTGAGCGCGTGCAGAAAGCGGGTGAGAACGCTGGTGATGCCGATCATCGTGGTCGGCTTGGGCTTGTCGGCCAACCGCTCGATCGCGGCTGCCACCCGGTCCGGCGCGATGACCGGCGGCGGTGCGGTGATCCGGCGGCCCACATAGTTCGCACCGTGGCGCAATCCGGGGGTGTCGACGAATCCGGGGTAGACGTCGCAGCATCTACCCGCTCACCGCTCTGTTCATACGCGCCGACCGTGGGCGCGGTGCACGTTCTCGCCGCGGATATCGTGCACAGGCCCCACGCTCGGCGGATCAGGCGGTGAAGAGGCCCGCGGTCGCGAACTCCACCCGCTTGCGTGCGCGCTGCGGGTCATCACCGAACCGGTCGACGGCCCATGACACCGCGGTCAGGAGTTGGAAGAGTTCTTCGGCGGTCACCCGGGGCGCGCCCCTGCCCACCCGGAACCGTTCGAGAAAATACGCCGTCCTGTCGGTCAGCCGATCGGTCACCGGCCGCACCGGAGACTCGGCGTCATCGTGTGCCGTGGCGATGCAGTTCGGTAGGTCGTGCCAGATGCGTAACGCCCATGTGACACGAAACATCCACTCCTGCAACGCTTTTGCCGCATCGAGATCTCGCTCGAACGCCTCCGACTCGGCGATCAGTTCGGCGAAGCCATCTTCGATGACCGCCTTGAGCAGGTCGTCGCGCGTGGGGAAATTGCGGTAGAGCGTCGCGTTGCCGACGCCCGCCGCGGTCGCGATGCCGTCGAGTGGGGCGAAGATCCCGTCGGCCTCGAAAGCCGCGCGGGCCGCGCGCAGGATCGCGTCGCGGTTGCGTTGCGCGTCGGCGCGACGTCGACGGACGGGCGTCTCGGCCACCGATCTCGTCTCCTCGGAAATAAACGGGGACTATCCCCACTTGAGGGTATTGGGGATGGTCCCCACTTACTCTAATGCGGGACGGAACACGGCATGACTCAACGGCTCGACGGCAGAAAAGTACTGATCACCGGCGCCAACGGCGGTCTCGGTGAAGAATTCGTCCGGCAGGCGCTCGCGCGTGGCGCCGAACGCGTATACGCGACCGCCCGGCGACCACACGCCTGGGAGGACCCGCGCGTCGTGCCGTTCGCGCTGGACCTCACCGATCCGGAGTCCGTCGCCGCGGCCGCGGACACCGCAGACGACGTCGATCTGGTGGTCAACAATGCCGCGATCGCACCGGCCGACGACAAGTCGGTGCTGAACCAGGACGAGGACATCACCCGGCGCGTGTTCGAGACCAACTTCTTCGGGACGCTGCGGGTGGCAAGGGTGTTCGCGCCCGTCCTAGCCGCGAACGGAGGCGGCGCATTCCTCAACGTGCTGTCGGCCTCGATCTGGATACCGGTGCCCACGGCGTACGCGGCGTCGAAAGCCGCGGCGTGGTCGGCGACCAACGCCATGCGCGCCGAACTCACGGCCCAAGGCACGACGGTGACTGCGCTCGTCATGGGCATGGTCGACACCGCCATGTCCGCCCGGTGGGACCTGCCCAAGGTCAGCCCTCGAAGCGTCGTCGAGCAGGCCTACGACGGCGTGGCCACCGGCGCGTTCGAGGTACTCGCGGACGACGACACCCGACTGGTCAAATCCCTGCTGTCGGCGAACTACGAAGAGGTCCACGCCGCTGCCCTGGCGGCCCTGGACGGGTTCGAGCCGTGACGAAGTCGATGTCTATGCCGTCGACCGCTCGGTCACGTGCCAATCCGGCCGCCGCTTCTCGAGGAATGCCGAGACACCCTCGAGCGCGCTCGGGTCCATCATGTTGCACGCCATCGTGGTCCCGGCATCGGCGTAGGCCGACTCGATGTCGACTTCGATCTGGCGGTAGAAGAGCGCCTTTCCCATCGCGACGGCGACGCGGGGCTTGCCCACGATCCGGCTGACCATCGCCTCGATCTCGTCGTCGAGCGCGTCCGCCGCGACCACCCGGTTGACCAGGCCGAGCACGCGTGCGTCGTCTGCCGAGACGAAATCACCGGTCACCAGCATCTCGAACGCGGCCTTGCGACCGACGTTGCGCGACAACGCCACTCCCGGCGTCGAGCAGAAGAGCCCCACGTTGATCCCGCTGACCGCGAAGCGCGCGTCCCGAGCGGCCACCGCGAGGTCGCACATCGCCACCAGCTGACAGCCCGCGGCGGTCGCGATGCCATGGACGCGCGCGATCACCGGGACCGGTAGGCGCTGGATCGCAAGCATGACCTCGGCGCACTTCGCGAACAGTTCCTCGTAGTACTCGCGCGACGGCTCGGCACGCATCTCTTTCAGATCATGCCCCGCACAGAATGCTTTTCCGGATGCCGCCAGCACGACGACACGGACCGACTCGTCGCCGGCGAGCGTGTCGAACGCCTCACCGAGCGCTGTGAGCATCGCTTCGGAGAGCGCGTTGAACGCCTGAGGCCGGTTCAAGGTCAGGGTCACAACGCCGCGCTCGTCACGGTGTTGCAGCAGCAGCGATTCCGTCATATCCCGACCGTACTCACCCACCGACCCCACCGGCGAAAGGCATGCCCGGCCACTGGTCCAGCGCCGGCCGCAGGTACTGGAGCAACTCGGGTAACTGCGGGACGAGGGTGAGTGTGGCGACGACACGCAGCATGCCCACCGCGTTGACGAACTGCAGGATCTCGTCGTCGAGGGTCCGCAAACCGAGGCGACTTGCCGCGCGGTTGTATGCGGCCGCGTGCTCGGGCCCCAGCCCCGCGAGGTCCCATTCGACAGGGCCCACCGTCACCAGTTCGAAGTCGGAGAACAGGTCACCGTCCGGCCCGGCGAAGATGTTGGCCGGCGGGGAGTCGCCATGGATCGGCTGGACCGTGGCGTTCGGAAACCGTTGTTCGAAGGCCTCCCGCGAGCGGACCAGCGGTTCGAGAACGTGCCATTCGCGACGCGCACGGTCGAGGGCGGACGCGTCGATCAGGGCGGGGTGCGCACCCAGCTCGTCGAGTGCGTCGGTGATGAACTGCGGATCGGCCGCGGACAGGAACTCCAGGCGACCCGGGTAACCGCGCATCGCCTCATGCAGGTCCGCGACCCGCCCGGCGTACCTCACATAATCCGGTTGCTCTTCGCGGTTCTGCTCGATGAGCGGCCAGAACGTCATCGAGAAACCGTTGCGCCGCACGGGCTTCGGCGGGACCAGCGGGCTCGGTGCGATCACGGGGACACCTTGCCCGTCGAGCCAGTACGTCACATCGAGCTCGTCCTGCTGACGACGGGCGAGATCGGCCGGGTCAGCGTTGCGCGGCAACACAGTCGGGATTCGTGCGACGACCGGAGCCGGTGCGAGGTGCACGACGACAGAGAACAGGTCGTAGAGCACAACAGGCTCCACCACGGTCAAACGCAGGTCGCGGGCCGCGTCGACGGCCGCCGCGACCGCGGCATCGGTCCTCGCCTGCCGTTGTTCAGGAGTGAGAAAGGCGGTCACCGGCCTCATCATGCCGGGCATCGTCGACCCCGACTCAATCCGTCGAGTCGAGACCGAAAACCTGCACCGGCGCCGACTTACCTTTGACGGCATGGGACCCTCGCT
This genomic window from Mycolicibacterium goodii contains:
- a CDS encoding GuaB3 family IMP dehydrogenase-related protein, whose product is MVEIGMGRTARRTYELEDVTIVPSRRTRSSKDVSTAWQLDAYRFEIPVVSHPTDALVSPEFAIEMGRLGGLGVLNGEGLIGRHADVEEKIAQVVEVAAKEPEPSAAIRLLQQLHSAPLDPDLLGAAVARIREAGVTTAVRVSPQNAQALTPTLVAAGIDLLVIQGTIISAERVASDGEPLNLKTFISELDVPVVAGGVLDHRTALHLMRTGAAGVIVGYGSTSGVTTSDEVLGISVPMATAIADAAAARREYLDETGGRYVHVLADGDIHSSGDLAKAIACGADAVVLGTPLATSAEALGNGWFWPSAAAHPSLPRGALLQVALGERPSLEQVLNGPSDDPFGSLNLVGGLRRSMAKAGYCDLKEFQKVGLTVGS
- the guaB gene encoding IMP dehydrogenase, translating into MSIAESSVPIAVPVPTGGDDPTKVAMLGLTFDDVLLLPAASDVVPATADTSSQLTKRIRLRVPLVSSAMDTVTESRMAIAMARAGGMGVLHRNLPVAEQAGQVETVKRSEAGMVTDPVTCSPDNTLAEVDAMCARFRISGLPVVDDTGELVGIITNRDMRFEVDQNKPVSEVMTKAPLITAKEGVSAEAALGLLRRHKIEKLPIVDGHGKLTGLITVKDFVKTEQFPLSTKDSDGRLLVGAAVGVGDDAWTRAMTLVDAGVDVLVVDTAHAHNRGVLDMVSRLKQAVGERVDVVGGNVATRAAAAALVEAGADAVKVGVGPGSICTTRVVAGVGAPQITAILEAVAACKPYGVPVIADGGLQYSGDIAKALAAGASTAMLGSLLAGTAESPGELIFVNGKQFKSYRGMGSLGAMQGRGAAKSYSKDRYFQDDVLSEDKLVPEGIEGRVPFRGPLGTVIHQLTGGLRAAMGYTGSATIEQLQQAQFVQITAAGLKESHPHDITMTVEAPNYYTR
- a CDS encoding DUF5319 domain-containing protein gives rise to the protein MRDHLPPGLPPDPFADDPYDPSAALDAIEPGQPLDPHERTAVEADLADLAVYEALLAHKGIRGLVVCCDECQQDHYHDWDMLRANLLQLLVDGTVRPHEPAYDPEPDAYVTWDYCRGYADASMTEATNDARSDDYR
- a CDS encoding anti-sigma-D factor RsdA, whose protein sequence is MPDFGRWTSNGGDPSLNEINRTDRFIEALSLEQPVYSTDREEAELAFLLAGWRDDVRRAPMTGIVNPREAVEALDRSVARSRPRLPLALVGSVAAAVLCLGGFGAAVYGSSPGDALYGLRGTLFGERPTRDVAVELASTELQQVQQLIDQGDWQAAQQKLQTLTTTVATVDDEAQKQQLVTQWQELSVKVESRDPNATVPPDAPPPALPEVTITPPAPTDTSGVQTTPGSQTSSPSDTTPSSPGETPSDSSPTTAPTTETTVPTSATPTPTTVPTSAPASPSPTSAPTSAPASSPVQLPSPTEEEPAQPEPTSVPPAPPSAPEEPTDEPTAPSLPRTAVTTTTMTLPTQARSGRGGGAEPAEPVAPAVPTVEIPLLPGMGGN
- a CDS encoding sigma-70 family RNA polymerase sigma factor, which gives rise to MTSSGDRLDAVVAEAVAGDRDALREVLEIIRPIVVRYCRARIGATERSGLSADDVAQEVCLAAITALPRYKDQGRPFLAFVYGIAAHKVADAHRAAARNRAEPTDVVPERFSLDAGPEQSAIDSESSARMAKLLSILPEKQREILILRVVVGMSAEETAEAVGSTAGAVRVAQHRALARLKTEIMATGRDHA
- a CDS encoding tetratricopeptide repeat protein encodes the protein MTAMHDVTATLADAAFGDDPGRWPLPSASTPHERWLRAVAAGGQGRYNCALTELAEIIRTSSGSLVSLAHSTRASFLRQLGWHTRARGADGLAWAHRDADCHAAADALVGLAADALGIGRFAASARLLERARTELGDVSARVTVRTAWVSAELAMSTGDGAAAVAHAERGVAAATEYASVRHAVKSNVVLAAALCSAGRLDDARVVADEALRATGDNGLVPLRWALACLLADIGSTAHTLDEVREIRDGTADTVRRRGGVWSSH
- a CDS encoding WhiB family transcriptional regulator, whose amino-acid sequence is MPQPQQLPGPNADIWDWQMRGLCRGVDSSMFFHPDGERGRARAQREMRAKEMCRSCPVIAQCRSHALAVGEPYGIWGGLSESERELLLKRGIRRTA
- a CDS encoding TetR/AcrR family transcriptional regulator, with the protein product MAETPVRRRRADAQRNRDAILRAARAAFEADGIFAPLDGIATAAGVGNATLYRNFPTRDDLLKAVIEDGFAELIAESEAFERDLDAAKALQEWMFRVTWALRIWHDLPNCIATAHDDAESPVRPVTDRLTDRTAYFLERFRVGRGAPRVTAEELFQLLTAVSWAVDRFGDDPQRARKRVEFATAGLFTA
- a CDS encoding SDR family oxidoreductase — translated: MTQRLDGRKVLITGANGGLGEEFVRQALARGAERVYATARRPHAWEDPRVVPFALDLTDPESVAAAADTADDVDLVVNNAAIAPADDKSVLNQDEDITRRVFETNFFGTLRVARVFAPVLAANGGGAFLNVLSASIWIPVPTAYAASKAAAWSATNAMRAELTAQGTTVTALVMGMVDTAMSARWDLPKVSPRSVVEQAYDGVATGAFEVLADDDTRLVKSLLSANYEEVHAAALAALDGFEP
- a CDS encoding enoyl-CoA hydratase, which produces MTESLLLQHRDERGVVTLTLNRPQAFNALSEAMLTALGEAFDTLAGDESVRVVVLAASGKAFCAGHDLKEMRAEPSREYYEELFAKCAEVMLAIQRLPVPVIARVHGIATAAGCQLVAMCDLAVAARDARFAVSGINVGLFCSTPGVALSRNVGRKAAFEMLVTGDFVSADDARVLGLVNRVVAADALDDEIEAMVSRIVGKPRVAVAMGKALFYRQIEVDIESAYADAGTTMACNMMDPSALEGVSAFLEKRRPDWHVTERSTA
- a CDS encoding phosphotransferase; its protein translation is MTAFLTPEQRQARTDAAVAAAVDAARDLRLTVVEPVVLYDLFSVVVHLAPAPVVARIPTVLPRNADPADLARRQQDELDVTYWLDGQGVPVIAPSPLVPPKPVRRNGFSMTFWPLIEQNREEQPDYVRYAGRVADLHEAMRGYPGRLEFLSAADPQFITDALDELGAHPALIDASALDRARREWHVLEPLVRSREAFEQRFPNATVQPIHGDSPPANIFAGPDGDLFSDFELVTVGPVEWDLAGLGPEHAAAYNRAASRLGLRTLDDEILQFVNAVGMLRVVATLTLVPQLPELLQYLRPALDQWPGMPFAGGVGG